A region from the Sandaracinus amylolyticus genome encodes:
- a CDS encoding trypsin-like serine peptidase: MLSFAANGQVGFCTAALIAPDRIVIAAHCAPDGTPGPTASLHYFLPDEHAVTLAWSAVTAVVHREDRNVGADHAVLLLHREIDAPHLALARVPPAPEGRFDVVRASPHSDGTVFVRREQCLVMPQALSADRIVPSAIARIAGCTIVPGNSGSPMLDDSGRVVAVVSTGLAPPGVAVLLAPWLTGPAPFVGTLSSLACLPTDVGPGAAPGACVAWSRTPDGGLVSSAEARDAAIDVQREALAERLLEWERADVASRDLVGWDLDSRVRGDRTWALPVPGCLDVAELERTGRIDSRGRFRLSVQVPAWQASAFVFGFDLRMVPITERVGSVWMDVTGRFDEVRDIATIRVRVRGARVFRPRRDAHVPACRDAEEPPSAVPSNGV, translated from the coding sequence TTGCTCTCGTTCGCCGCGAACGGGCAGGTCGGGTTCTGCACTGCCGCATTGATCGCACCGGACCGCATCGTAATCGCGGCGCACTGCGCTCCCGATGGCACGCCGGGACCGACGGCGTCGCTGCACTACTTCCTGCCGGACGAGCACGCGGTGACGCTCGCGTGGAGCGCCGTGACTGCGGTCGTCCACCGGGAAGACCGCAACGTGGGTGCCGACCACGCCGTGCTCCTGCTGCACCGTGAGATCGACGCGCCGCATCTCGCGCTCGCGCGCGTTCCGCCCGCGCCGGAGGGGCGCTTCGACGTCGTGCGCGCGTCGCCGCATTCGGACGGAACCGTGTTCGTGCGTCGCGAGCAATGTCTAGTGATGCCGCAGGCGCTCAGCGCGGACCGCATCGTGCCGTCCGCGATCGCGCGCATCGCTGGCTGCACGATCGTGCCGGGGAATTCGGGCTCGCCAATGCTCGATGATTCCGGACGGGTGGTTGCGGTCGTGAGCACTGGGTTGGCGCCGCCTGGTGTCGCGGTGTTGCTCGCACCGTGGTTGACCGGACCTGCGCCGTTCGTGGGCACCCTGTCCTCGCTCGCGTGCTTGCCGACCGACGTTGGGCCGGGCGCAGCTCCGGGAGCTTGCGTCGCGTGGAGCCGAACCCCGGACGGCGGGCTCGTCTCCTCCGCCGAGGCGCGCGACGCCGCGATCGACGTCCAGCGCGAGGCGCTCGCGGAGCGACTCCTCGAGTGGGAGCGCGCGGACGTCGCATCGCGGGACCTCGTCGGCTGGGATCTGGACAGCCGAGTACGTGGCGATCGGACGTGGGCGCTTCCCGTTCCTGGGTGCCTCGATGTGGCGGAGCTCGAGCGCACCGGTCGAATCGACTCGCGCGGTCGGTTCCGTCTGAGCGTTCAGGTGCCGGCGTGGCAGGCGTCCGCGTTCGTGTTCGGGTTCGACCTGCGGATGGTTCCGATCACCGAGCGCGTCGGGTCGGTGTGGATGGATGTCACTGGCAGGTTCGACGAGGTTCGCGACATCGCGACGATCCGGGTGCGTGTGCGCGGAGCCCGCGTCTTCCGTCCCCGACGGGATGCGCACGTGCCGGCGTGCCGGGACGCGGAGGAGCCGCCGAGCGCGGTGCCGTCGAACGGCGTGTGA
- a CDS encoding NADH:flavin oxidoreductase, which translates to MSNPLLLSPVVLRPGVVAPNRVWLAPLTNMQSHPDGTLSDDELAFLARRADGGFGLIETCAAHVSQDGKAWPGELGVHDDAMVPGLRRLAARIKQAGALASVQLFHGGLRATPSVSGVPTWSASAHEEPGTITPRAGTEEDIARVIAHFASAARRCAEAGFDAIELHGAHGYLLSQFLSSVYNRRADRWGGPLENRARLIREVLRAVRAAAPSLVLAVRLSPEDFGQAKGIDLDETIEVARWLAADGMEVLHLSLWRSALTTKKRPESHATTLFREALGARVKIVVAGQIWTREEGEAQLANGADAIALGRSAIANPEWPRIVHGLEQGELRTPPVTEDELRARALSEGFVRYMRNWKGFVA; encoded by the coding sequence ATGTCGAATCCGCTGCTCCTCTCGCCCGTGGTGCTCCGTCCCGGCGTCGTCGCGCCGAACCGCGTGTGGCTCGCGCCGCTGACGAACATGCAGAGTCATCCCGACGGGACGCTCTCGGACGACGAGCTCGCGTTCCTCGCGCGTCGTGCCGACGGTGGGTTCGGGCTGATCGAGACGTGCGCAGCGCACGTGTCGCAGGACGGCAAGGCGTGGCCGGGCGAGCTCGGTGTGCACGACGATGCGATGGTGCCGGGGCTGCGGCGGCTCGCGGCGCGCATCAAGCAGGCGGGCGCGCTCGCCAGCGTGCAGCTGTTCCACGGAGGGCTGCGCGCGACTCCGTCGGTGAGCGGTGTGCCGACGTGGAGCGCGAGCGCGCACGAGGAGCCCGGCACGATCACGCCGCGCGCCGGGACCGAGGAGGACATCGCGCGGGTGATCGCGCACTTCGCGAGCGCTGCGCGTCGATGTGCGGAGGCGGGCTTCGACGCGATCGAGCTCCACGGCGCGCACGGATACCTGCTCTCGCAGTTCCTGAGCAGTGTCTACAACCGGCGCGCGGATCGGTGGGGCGGGCCGCTCGAGAACCGAGCGCGGCTGATCCGCGAGGTGCTGCGTGCGGTGCGCGCGGCGGCGCCGTCGTTGGTGCTCGCGGTGCGCTTGTCGCCGGAGGACTTCGGGCAGGCGAAGGGGATCGATCTCGACGAGACGATCGAGGTCGCGCGTTGGCTCGCGGCGGACGGGATGGAGGTGCTGCACCTGTCGTTGTGGCGGTCGGCGCTGACCACGAAGAAGCGACCGGAGTCGCACGCGACGACGCTCTTCCGCGAGGCGCTCGGAGCGCGCGTGAAGATCGTCGTCGCGGGGCAGATCTGGACGCGCGAGGAGGGCGAGGCGCAGCTCGCGAACGGCGCGGACGCGATCGCGCTGGGGCGATCGGCGATCGCCAACCCGGAGTGGCCGCGCATCGTGCACGGGCTCGAGCAGGGCGAGCTGAGGACGCCGCCGGTCACCGAGGACGAGTTGCGCGCGCGCGCGCTGAGCGAGGGCTTCGTGCGCTACATGCGCAACTGGAAGGGGTTCGTCGCGTGA
- a CDS encoding MopE-related protein produces MRPFVDRIASVLVALTLIPTTACSILVDPDETRLGEQSGIDAGAPPDAPGVQCDLDCDDGIVCTVDRCLDGACVHQRDDGACGGPGDACVGIRTCDPPRSTNESGCVFGAPLVCDDGVACTDDECDPATGACRFEADHGACDDGIDCTLDLCDPSRGGDGCTHTADDTICDDGFCRSGGRCDPARGCTGGTARDCSDTSRCTDDRCDEVLAMCVRTAVDADGDGFTAQRVLGESCIDGTDCDDARSGVHPGATEVCSNAIDDDCDGAPDDGCSACRPMPSVCPTGWTYSNDGRDHTCSVSFTPPFGVREYCRYAEEGVLGFYWMLAVPYSCPSGARYAPNAATGYCLWERLTLPAASTIDCSAVGSGRMSFRWPC; encoded by the coding sequence ATGCGTCCATTCGTCGACCGCATCGCATCCGTCCTCGTCGCGCTCACGCTGATCCCTACGACCGCGTGCAGCATCCTCGTCGACCCCGACGAAACCAGGCTGGGTGAGCAGTCGGGCATCGACGCAGGAGCGCCACCAGACGCGCCCGGCGTGCAGTGCGACCTCGACTGCGACGACGGCATCGTGTGCACGGTGGATCGCTGTCTCGACGGCGCGTGCGTGCACCAGCGCGACGACGGCGCGTGCGGCGGTCCGGGCGACGCGTGCGTCGGCATCAGGACGTGTGATCCGCCGCGCTCGACGAACGAGAGCGGCTGTGTCTTCGGCGCGCCCCTCGTGTGCGACGACGGAGTGGCGTGCACCGACGACGAGTGCGATCCGGCGACCGGCGCGTGTCGCTTCGAGGCCGACCACGGCGCGTGTGACGACGGCATCGACTGCACGCTCGATCTCTGCGACCCGTCGCGCGGTGGCGACGGCTGCACGCACACCGCGGACGACACGATCTGCGACGACGGATTCTGCCGCAGCGGTGGCCGCTGCGATCCCGCACGCGGCTGCACCGGCGGCACCGCGCGCGACTGCAGCGACACCTCGCGATGCACCGACGATCGCTGCGACGAGGTCCTCGCCATGTGCGTGCGCACCGCGGTCGACGCGGACGGCGACGGCTTCACCGCGCAGCGTGTGCTCGGGGAGTCGTGCATCGACGGCACCGACTGCGATGACGCGCGCAGCGGGGTGCACCCCGGCGCGACCGAGGTCTGCAGCAACGCGATCGACGACGACTGCGACGGCGCGCCCGACGACGGCTGCTCCGCGTGCCGGCCGATGCCGAGCGTGTGCCCGACGGGCTGGACGTACTCGAACGACGGGCGCGACCACACGTGCTCGGTGTCGTTCACGCCTCCGTTCGGCGTTCGCGAGTACTGCCGCTACGCCGAGGAAGGCGTCCTCGGCTTCTACTGGATGCTCGCGGTGCCCTACAGCTGTCCGTCGGGGGCGCGGTACGCGCCGAACGCCGCGACCGGCTACTGCTTGTGGGAGCGTCTCACGCTCCCGGCGGCGTCGACGATCGACTGCAGCGCAGTGGGCTCGGGCCGCATGTCGTTCCGCTGGCCGTGCTGA
- a CDS encoding serine/threonine-protein kinase — protein MAASGKRDDEWMGQAPSRDTMVDAVPTGALEAPPSGERIGAIVAGRYRVERLLGSGAHAAVFGGVDQHTGDAVAVKVLHDRLAHDRDHVARLLHEAEIMREIAHPGVVRVMGAGQDEGGRWYIAIELLEGEDLATAIERGPLDAALVVEIGHQLLATLAAAHARGIIHRDVKPENVFLARDELGSLRVKLLDFGVAKSIEARASSPVHRTHDGVKIGTPHYMSPEQWAGMPLDARSDVWAAAAVLFTATVGVPPFDAEDLGTLMTRVTETDAPSLAALRPEIGPAFVDTIDRALATDPADRWVDARAMAAALHVGGARVDALDWDE, from the coding sequence GTGGCCGCGTCGGGGAAGCGAGACGACGAGTGGATGGGGCAGGCGCCGTCGCGCGACACGATGGTCGACGCGGTGCCCACCGGCGCGCTCGAAGCGCCACCGAGCGGGGAGCGCATCGGCGCGATCGTGGCGGGGCGCTATCGCGTGGAGCGGTTGCTCGGATCGGGCGCGCACGCGGCGGTGTTCGGCGGTGTCGATCAGCACACCGGCGACGCGGTGGCGGTGAAGGTGCTGCACGATCGCCTCGCGCACGATCGCGATCACGTCGCGCGCCTGCTGCACGAGGCCGAGATCATGCGCGAGATCGCGCACCCCGGCGTGGTGCGCGTGATGGGCGCGGGGCAGGACGAGGGCGGGCGCTGGTACATCGCGATCGAGCTCCTCGAGGGCGAAGATCTCGCGACCGCGATCGAGCGCGGGCCGCTCGATGCCGCGCTGGTGGTCGAGATCGGGCACCAGCTGCTAGCGACGCTCGCCGCGGCGCACGCGCGCGGGATCATCCATCGCGACGTCAAGCCGGAGAACGTGTTCCTCGCGCGTGACGAGCTCGGCTCGCTGCGGGTGAAGCTGCTCGACTTCGGCGTCGCGAAGAGCATCGAAGCGCGTGCGTCGTCACCGGTGCATCGCACGCACGACGGCGTGAAGATCGGAACGCCGCACTACATGAGCCCGGAGCAGTGGGCGGGGATGCCGCTCGACGCGCGCTCCGACGTGTGGGCCGCGGCGGCGGTGTTGTTCACCGCGACCGTGGGCGTGCCTCCGTTCGACGCAGAGGATCTCGGAACGCTGATGACGCGCGTGACCGAGACCGATGCGCCGTCGCTCGCCGCGCTGCGACCCGAGATCGGTCCGGCGTTCGTGGACACGATCGACCGCGCGCTCGCGACCGATCCGGCGGATCGCTGGGTCGATGCGCGCGCGATGGCGGCGGCGCTGCACGTCGGCGGCGCGCGCGTGGACGCGCTCGATTGGGACGAGTGA
- a CDS encoding tryptophan 2,3-dioxygenase family protein: MARKATTYWDYIKVEEITSLQGGLEESDAGLSNDEVLFITVHQIDELWLKLALRELVSVRGLFAQERVPEQSLASAVRGLRRMALLFHHIAQHFALMETMTTRDYLAFRDKLSPASGFQSAQLREIEILMGLRDSDRIALGHEHGYMQALRAPDGSESAASRRVSARLADRPTLREALDEWLFRTPIQGSTPDRAGDAETVKRFVEQYLEAHAGEVRRAQELAMHDALTPHDAERLRARYEKEVGGARAFLEAVDAPEEERARRARVRAALMFIESYRELPLLAWPREVIDAIVAIEQAFVIFRQRHARMVERVIGRRTGTGGSAGVDYLDQTALRYRIFHDVWAVRTLLIRAQALPPVETPDAYTLGVGQ; the protein is encoded by the coding sequence ATGGCGCGCAAGGCGACGACGTACTGGGACTACATCAAGGTCGAGGAGATCACTTCGCTCCAGGGCGGGCTCGAGGAGAGCGACGCCGGGCTGTCGAACGACGAGGTGCTCTTCATCACCGTGCACCAGATCGACGAGCTCTGGTTGAAGCTCGCGCTGCGCGAGCTGGTGTCGGTGCGAGGACTGTTCGCGCAGGAGCGCGTGCCCGAGCAGTCGCTGGCGAGCGCGGTGCGCGGGCTGCGTCGGATGGCGCTCTTGTTCCACCACATCGCGCAGCACTTCGCGCTCATGGAGACGATGACGACGCGAGACTATCTCGCGTTCCGCGACAAGCTCTCGCCCGCGAGCGGCTTCCAGTCGGCGCAGCTGCGCGAGATCGAGATCCTGATGGGGCTGCGGGACTCGGATCGGATCGCGCTCGGGCACGAGCATGGGTACATGCAGGCGCTGCGGGCGCCGGATGGGTCGGAGTCCGCTGCGTCTCGCCGCGTTTCTGCGCGGCTCGCGGACCGACCGACGTTGAGGGAAGCGCTCGACGAGTGGCTGTTCCGGACGCCCATCCAGGGGAGCACTCCGGACCGCGCGGGTGACGCGGAGACGGTGAAACGCTTCGTCGAGCAGTACCTGGAGGCGCACGCCGGCGAGGTGAGGCGCGCACAGGAGCTCGCGATGCACGACGCGCTGACGCCGCACGACGCGGAGCGACTGCGAGCGCGCTATGAAAAAGAGGTGGGCGGAGCGCGCGCATTCCTCGAGGCGGTCGACGCGCCGGAGGAAGAGCGCGCGCGGAGAGCGCGAGTGCGCGCCGCGTTGATGTTCATCGAGAGCTATCGCGAGCTACCGCTCCTCGCGTGGCCGCGCGAGGTGATCGACGCGATCGTCGCGATCGAGCAGGCGTTCGTGATCTTCCGGCAGCGGCACGCGCGGATGGTCGAGCGCGTGATCGGACGGAGGACGGGCACCGGCGGCTCGGCCGGTGTGGACTATCTGGACCAGACCGCGCTGCGGTATCGCATCTTCCACGACGTCTGGGCAGTGCGGACGCTGTTGATCCGAGCGCAGGCGCTGCCGCCGGTGGAGACGCCGGACGCGTATACGTTGGGCGTGGGGCAGTAA
- a CDS encoding PaaI family thioesterase encodes MDDLLASSRFASWLGLRIVSRSDGACRIELPIRDEHANTRGIAHGGVIASLIDTAAGAAIALQPSIDGQGVVTVSLATSYLAPAQVGDVLVAEARRRSGGKRVVVCEVEVTSTKGDAIATALVTLAAAKPV; translated from the coding sequence ATGGACGATCTGCTCGCGAGCTCGCGCTTCGCGTCGTGGCTGGGCCTGCGCATCGTGTCGCGCAGCGACGGTGCGTGCCGTATCGAGCTGCCGATCCGCGACGAGCACGCGAACACGCGCGGCATCGCGCACGGCGGGGTGATCGCGTCGCTGATCGACACCGCGGCGGGCGCCGCCATCGCGCTGCAGCCGTCGATCGACGGCCAGGGCGTCGTGACGGTGTCGCTCGCGACGAGCTACCTCGCGCCCGCGCAGGTCGGGGACGTGCTCGTCGCCGAGGCGCGCCGGCGCAGCGGCGGCAAGCGCGTCGTCGTGTGCGAGGTCGAGGTCACGAGCACGAAGGGCGACGCGATCGCGACCGCGCTGGTGACCCTCGCGGCGGCGAAGCCGGTCTGA
- a CDS encoding NAD(P)/FAD-dependent oxidoreductase — protein MRRAHDDHASRVSQRELRVRFDAIVIGAGVVGLACAERLARDGRRVLVIERHPTFGRETSSRNSQVVHAGLYYPRGSLKARLCVAGRHALVAWCTQHGIALRAIGKLVVAVDDDELASLHALRDRALENGVDDVVILDGDEMRRREPDVIANAALWSPSSGIVDAHGVMASLLAVARGHRALDVAFRHEVVHADRVADGYVLRVRDDSHRETDVRATVVVNAAGLEADTIAARVGIDVDDARYRQRWVKGSYCALRRGALRVRSLVYPMPPASLVGLGVHLTLELDGTLRLGPDVEPLSARIADHTVRDELAPRFHAAASRFVRGLARDDVTPDRAGIRPKLIARDGEVRDFVIAEESSRGLAGWVDLIGIESPGLTASLAIAGEVARIV, from the coding sequence GTGCGACGAGCGCACGACGATCACGCGTCGCGCGTCTCCCAGCGGGAGCTCCGAGTGCGCTTCGATGCGATCGTGATCGGTGCCGGCGTCGTCGGGCTCGCGTGCGCGGAGCGCCTCGCGCGTGATGGGCGTCGCGTGCTGGTGATCGAGCGCCATCCGACGTTCGGTCGCGAGACCAGCTCGCGCAATTCCCAGGTCGTCCACGCGGGCCTCTACTACCCCCGCGGATCGCTCAAGGCGCGGCTCTGTGTCGCGGGACGACACGCGCTCGTCGCGTGGTGCACGCAGCACGGCATCGCGCTGCGCGCCATCGGCAAGCTCGTCGTCGCGGTGGACGACGACGAGCTCGCGTCGCTCCACGCGCTGCGCGATCGCGCGCTCGAGAACGGCGTCGACGACGTGGTGATCCTCGATGGCGACGAGATGCGTCGCCGCGAGCCCGACGTGATCGCGAACGCGGCGCTGTGGTCGCCCTCGAGCGGCATCGTCGACGCGCACGGCGTGATGGCGTCGCTCCTCGCGGTCGCGCGCGGGCACCGCGCGCTCGACGTCGCGTTCCGACACGAGGTCGTGCACGCCGATCGCGTCGCCGACGGATACGTGCTCCGCGTGCGCGACGACTCCCATCGCGAGACCGACGTGCGCGCGACCGTCGTGGTGAACGCCGCGGGCCTCGAAGCGGACACGATCGCGGCGCGCGTCGGCATCGACGTGGACGACGCGCGCTACCGGCAGCGCTGGGTGAAGGGAAGCTACTGCGCGCTCCGGCGCGGCGCGCTGCGCGTGCGCTCGCTCGTGTACCCGATGCCTCCTGCGAGCCTCGTCGGCCTCGGCGTGCACCTGACGCTCGAGCTCGACGGCACGCTGCGGCTCGGCCCGGACGTCGAGCCGCTGTCCGCGCGAATCGCCGATCACACGGTGCGCGACGAGCTCGCGCCTCGCTTCCACGCCGCGGCCTCGCGCTTCGTGCGCGGCCTCGCGCGCGACGACGTGACGCCCGATCGCGCCGGCATCCGCCCGAAGCTGATCGCGCGCGACGGCGAGGTGCGCGACTTCGTCATCGCGGAGGAGTCCTCGCGCGGGCTCGCCGGCTGGGTCGATCTGATCGGCATCGAGTCACCGGGGCTCACCGCCTCGCTCGCGATCGCCGGCGAGGTCGCGCGCATCGTGTGA
- a CDS encoding multidrug effflux MFS transporter: MSAPTSDTPERGALGLVLLLGGLTAIGPLSIDAYLPALPEIARDLHASAAATQLTLSTFFLGLASAQLVWGPLADRLGRRRPLAIGLVLFTIGAIACALAPTIELLAAARFLQAVGGSSGMVVTRAVVRDRWAGRDAARIMSLLVLVMGAAPVLAPSLGSALLAVAGWRAIFVALAVFGVLALIATQIGLRDLQAPRPPEPIAHAAKQVLRDRVFVTAALGGGFAQAGLFAYIAGSSFVFIEHHGLEPATYAWIFGANAAGYVLSAQLNRRALMRAEPGAIARAAIVVTLAIAVVLRLTAIDGGVFVHASLIWIYVATLGLTNPNATAVALEHQHARAGLASALLGTMQLAIAALSSAAVGLLSDGTPRAMTTVMLGCAAVSLIFLFRAHALARVTPVG, translated from the coding sequence ATGAGCGCTCCGACATCCGACACTCCCGAGCGCGGCGCGCTCGGTCTCGTGCTCCTGCTGGGCGGCCTGACCGCGATCGGGCCGCTCTCGATCGACGCGTATCTCCCCGCGTTGCCCGAGATCGCGCGCGACCTGCACGCCTCCGCCGCCGCGACGCAGCTCACGCTGTCGACGTTCTTCCTCGGCCTCGCGAGCGCGCAGCTCGTCTGGGGCCCGCTCGCGGATCGCCTCGGACGTCGTCGTCCCCTCGCGATCGGCCTCGTGCTCTTCACGATCGGCGCGATCGCGTGCGCGCTCGCGCCGACGATCGAGCTGCTGGCCGCCGCGCGCTTCCTGCAAGCCGTCGGCGGCTCGTCGGGGATGGTCGTGACGCGCGCGGTCGTGCGCGATCGCTGGGCGGGCCGCGATGCGGCGCGGATCATGTCGCTCCTCGTGCTCGTGATGGGCGCTGCGCCGGTGCTCGCGCCGTCGCTCGGGAGCGCGCTCCTCGCGGTCGCGGGCTGGCGCGCGATCTTCGTCGCGCTCGCGGTCTTCGGCGTGCTCGCGCTCATCGCGACGCAGATCGGTCTGCGCGACCTGCAGGCGCCGCGGCCGCCCGAGCCGATCGCGCACGCTGCGAAGCAGGTGCTGCGCGATCGTGTGTTCGTCACGGCTGCCCTCGGCGGTGGCTTCGCGCAGGCGGGCCTGTTCGCGTACATCGCGGGCTCGTCGTTCGTGTTCATCGAGCATCACGGCCTCGAGCCCGCGACGTATGCCTGGATCTTCGGCGCGAACGCCGCGGGCTACGTGCTCAGTGCGCAGCTCAACCGACGCGCGCTGATGCGCGCCGAGCCGGGCGCGATCGCGCGCGCCGCGATCGTCGTGACGCTCGCGATCGCGGTCGTGCTCCGACTGACCGCGATCGACGGCGGCGTGTTCGTCCACGCGTCGCTCATCTGGATCTACGTGGCGACGCTCGGCCTCACCAACCCCAACGCGACCGCGGTCGCGCTCGAGCACCAGCACGCACGCGCCGGCCTGGCTTCGGCGCTGCTCGGGACGATGCAGCTCGCGATCGCCGCGCTCTCGTCGGCTGCGGTGGGCCTGCTCTCCGACGGAACGCCGCGCGCGATGACGACCGTGATGCTCGGGTGCGCGGCGGTCTCGCTGATCTTCTTGTTCCGTGCGCATGCGCTCGCGCGCGTCACGCCGGTCGGGTGA
- a CDS encoding NAD-dependent epimerase/dehydratase family protein, translating to MSRSAVVIGGSGFVGRRLVEMLAGEPGVDRPQSWPRFDSVHVVDVAPWRSDVALATKVTSSIADVRSRDALREVLRGAHTVFHLASLVDVGLKKNPTIDAVNVDGARNVVEVCRELGVPFVVYTSTEDVVLRDTPIAHGDESLPYPEVPLHDYVRTKIEGERIVLAADRRDGLRTCAVRPVHVYGPNDPHAIVTTLRAFASGSVPVLLGDGRARFDVVYVDNVVHAHLLAAAKLHDPATRDVVGGRAYFVGEGNAPNYFEFLRPYAEVKGIRMPRRWLGRRRTALAARVLEGVHRLTGADVPFHRFHVHVICEDFFFSCARAERELGYRPHVAPSEGLRRTIEWVRDVRLEA from the coding sequence ATGAGCCGCAGCGCCGTCGTGATCGGGGGCAGTGGATTCGTGGGGCGTCGCCTCGTCGAGATGCTCGCGGGTGAGCCGGGCGTCGACAGACCGCAGTCGTGGCCACGATTCGACTCGGTGCACGTCGTCGACGTCGCGCCGTGGCGGAGCGACGTCGCGCTCGCGACGAAGGTGACGTCGTCGATCGCCGATGTTCGATCGCGCGATGCGCTGCGCGAGGTGCTGCGTGGCGCGCACACGGTGTTCCACCTCGCGTCGCTGGTCGACGTCGGGCTGAAGAAGAACCCGACGATCGACGCGGTGAACGTCGACGGCGCGCGCAACGTCGTCGAGGTGTGCCGCGAGCTCGGTGTGCCCTTCGTCGTGTACACGAGCACCGAGGACGTCGTGCTCCGCGACACGCCGATCGCGCACGGCGACGAGTCGCTGCCTTATCCCGAGGTGCCGCTTCACGATTACGTGCGCACGAAGATCGAGGGCGAGCGCATCGTGCTCGCGGCGGATCGTCGTGATGGTCTACGCACGTGCGCGGTGCGACCGGTGCACGTGTACGGACCGAACGATCCCCACGCGATCGTCACGACGCTGCGCGCGTTCGCGTCGGGCTCGGTGCCGGTGCTGCTCGGTGACGGGCGCGCGCGCTTCGACGTGGTGTACGTCGACAACGTGGTGCACGCGCACCTGCTCGCGGCGGCGAAGCTGCACGATCCCGCGACGAGAGACGTGGTCGGTGGGCGCGCGTACTTCGTCGGCGAGGGGAACGCGCCGAACTACTTCGAGTTCCTCCGACCGTACGCGGAGGTGAAGGGGATCCGCATGCCGCGGCGATGGCTCGGTCGACGTCGCACCGCGCTCGCGGCGCGCGTGCTCGAGGGTGTGCATCGCCTGACCGGTGCGGACGTGCCGTTCCATCGCTTCCACGTGCACGTGATCTGCGAGGACTTCTTCTTCTCGTGCGCGCGCGCGGAGCGCGAGCTGGGCTATCGGCCGCACGTCGCGCCGAGCGAAGGGCTGCGGCGGACCATCGAGTGGGTGCGCGACGTGCGCCTCGAGGCGTGA
- a CDS encoding phosphotransferase: protein MIEPERAAPQLPHVRRTRMLGMLACVTAPAAPSIDVVMRETRALVRELGLAQVEPNVIADRSNLVLHLAPHPLVARVAMATSMVRVGMQWLRREVEISRFLDGRGAFVTRPSTTIDPGPFDRAGLVISVWDLETIDARAVDPRRAGARLAGAHRLLASSDAPALPEWGGWAEARAVLERARTSGAWSASEAHRVASAWERAERIVESARARTASFQPVHGDAHVGNVLATSRGPVWTDWEDAFVGPVEWDLACLRSKAELFGEERETIDAITAAYDAPYDAELARELGLVRNLQVIPWLAVFAERDPSLLPRMRARIEAL, encoded by the coding sequence ATGATCGAGCCCGAGCGCGCCGCGCCGCAACTGCCGCACGTGCGCCGCACCCGCATGCTCGGCATGCTCGCGTGCGTGACCGCTCCCGCTGCGCCCTCGATCGACGTCGTGATGCGCGAGACCCGCGCGCTCGTGCGCGAGCTCGGCCTCGCCCAGGTCGAGCCCAACGTGATCGCCGATCGCAGCAACCTCGTGCTGCACCTCGCGCCGCACCCGCTCGTCGCGCGCGTCGCGATGGCGACTTCGATGGTGCGCGTCGGCATGCAGTGGCTGCGGCGCGAGGTCGAGATCTCGCGCTTCCTCGATGGGCGCGGCGCGTTCGTCACGCGCCCGAGCACGACGATCGATCCTGGCCCGTTCGATCGTGCGGGACTCGTGATCAGCGTGTGGGATCTCGAGACGATCGATGCGCGCGCCGTCGATCCGCGTCGCGCGGGAGCACGGCTCGCCGGGGCGCATCGTCTTCTCGCGAGCAGCGACGCACCGGCGCTGCCCGAGTGGGGCGGCTGGGCCGAAGCGCGCGCGGTGCTCGAGCGCGCTCGCACGAGCGGTGCGTGGAGCGCATCCGAAGCTCATCGCGTCGCGTCGGCGTGGGAGCGCGCCGAGCGCATCGTCGAGTCGGCGCGCGCGCGCACCGCGTCGTTCCAGCCGGTGCACGGCGACGCGCACGTCGGGAACGTGCTCGCGACGTCGCGCGGTCCGGTCTGGACCGACTGGGAGGACGCGTTCGTCGGCCCGGTCGAGTGGGATCTCGCGTGCCTTCGCTCGAAGGCCGAGCTGTTCGGCGAGGAGCGCGAGACGATCGACGCGATCACCGCGGCGTACGACGCGCCCTACGACGCCGAGCTCGCGCGCGAGCTCGGCCTGGTGCGCAACCTCCAGGTGATCCCGTGGCTCGCGGTGTTCGCGGAGCGCGATCCCTCGCTGCTGCCGCGCATGCGCGCGCGCATCGAGGCGCTCTGA